A single region of the Candidatus Kryptobacter tengchongensis genome encodes:
- a CDS encoding caa(3)-type oxidase, subunit IV, giving the protein MTEMTHKSSKKIYWRVWFQLLAITIVEIIVAFLPISHSLMALLFTIMALMKASLIAGYFMHLKFEQLGLVYSIVLPLILIVALAAALIPDGSVALLMRLGLGY; this is encoded by the coding sequence ATGACAGAGATGACTCACAAATCATCAAAAAAAATTTACTGGCGTGTTTGGTTTCAATTACTTGCAATTACCATTGTAGAAATAATTGTAGCTTTTCTTCCGATTTCGCATTCGCTTATGGCTTTGCTTTTTACAATAATGGCGTTGATGAAAGCGAGTTTGATCGCTGGATATTTTATGCATTTGAAGTTTGAACAACTTGGATTGGTTTATTCAATAGTTTTGCCTTTGATTTTAATTGTGGCTCTTGCAGCTGCTCTTATCCCGGATGGAAGCGTGGCTCTTTTAATGCGTCTTGGTTTGGGCTACTAA
- a CDS encoding putative membrane protein, translated as MIKLLPTINAIFNGLSFVFLLFGFLSIKKRDVQRHKKFMISAFISSTFFIIGYLIYHYNAGVTRFQGVGIWRFIYFSILSSHTFFAIFALPMAIITLSYALFKKFDKHPKVARLTLPIWMYVSVTGVLIYIMLYHIFK; from the coding sequence ATGATAAAACTATTGCCAACTATTAATGCGATTTTCAATGGATTGAGCTTTGTGTTCCTTTTGTTTGGATTTTTGAGCATTAAAAAAAGGGATGTTCAAAGACATAAGAAATTCATGATCTCTGCTTTTATTTCTTCTACATTTTTTATTATCGGCTATCTTATCTACCATTATAATGCTGGTGTAACGCGTTTTCAGGGAGTTGGGATTTGGAGATTTATTTATTTTTCAATTTTATCATCTCATACATTTTTTGCTATTTTTGCTCTGCCAATGGCAATCATTACATTATCTTATGCTTTATTTAAAAAATTTGATAAACATCCGAAAGTAGCACGGCTAACATTGCCCATATGGATGTATGTTTCTGTGACGGGAGTTTTGATTTACATTATGCTTTACCACATTTTCAAATAA
- a CDS encoding Cytochrome b(N-terminal)/b6/petB: MLAQIKKKIKSSEIYKSIFRHGYEDTQRNRALMVVDNVFLHLHPVRVSRHAVNYGYTWGMGGISFLLFIILTITGVILMFYYRPAAEYAYEDMKYLMNDVPFGALIRNMHRWSAHLMVITVMLHMFRVFLTGSYKPPRQFNWVIGVILLLLTFLLSFTGYLLPWDQLAIWAVTVGTNMARATPFLGHQGPFGPELGMRPDNDIRFLLLGGTQVGPPALLRFYVLHCIFLPLVTAIFLAVHFWRVRKDGGISGPAPKKI, from the coding sequence ATGCTTGCTCAGATAAAGAAAAAAATAAAAAGTTCAGAGATTTATAAATCAATCTTTCGCCATGGTTATGAGGATACCCAGAGAAATAGGGCTCTTATGGTTGTTGATAATGTTTTTCTTCACCTTCATCCAGTTAGAGTCTCAAGACATGCGGTGAATTATGGCTATACTTGGGGAATGGGCGGAATTTCGTTTCTTTTATTTATAATTCTTACGATAACTGGGGTGATTTTGATGTTTTACTATCGTCCAGCTGCTGAATATGCTTATGAGGATATGAAATATCTAATGAATGATGTTCCATTCGGGGCGTTGATAAGGAATATGCATCGCTGGTCTGCCCATTTAATGGTTATAACAGTTATGTTACATATGTTTAGAGTGTTTTTGACTGGCTCGTATAAACCACCAAGGCAGTTTAATTGGGTTATCGGGGTGATACTTTTGCTTTTGACCTTTCTTTTAAGCTTTACAGGTTATCTTTTGCCTTGGGATCAACTTGCGATATGGGCTGTAACGGTTGGAACAAATATGGCACGTGCAACGCCATTTCTCGGACATCAAGGACCTTTTGGACCTGAGCTTGGAATGAGACCTGATAATGATATTAGGTTTTTACTTCTCGGGGGGACACAGGTTGGTCCACCAGCGTTGTTAAGATTTTATGTTTTGCATTGTATATTTTTACCGCTTGTTACGGCGATCTTCCTTGCAGTTCATTTTTGGCGTGTAAGGAAAGACGGAGGTATCTCTGGTCCTGCTCCAAAAAAGATTTAA
- a CDS encoding cytochrome c oxidase subunit 3 produces MTQEVAFEQEKILKSSWGGGKSPFGVSREKFTMWIFILSDAFTFGGLLAGYGSLRASLPSWPSRIEVFSSFPFTSAKLPLVFVSIMTFILICSSLTMALAVDAGKRMERKSVLKYLLLTIGGGFLFLLCQAYEWGHLIHEGARLTSNPWGVPLFSASFFVITGFHGSHVLSGVIVLIVMAIRVAKGIYDKRGSYEGVEVAGLYWHFVDLVWVFIFAFFYLL; encoded by the coding sequence ATGACACAGGAAGTAGCGTTTGAGCAAGAAAAAATTTTAAAGTCCTCGTGGGGTGGTGGAAAATCACCTTTTGGTGTGTCAAGGGAGAAATTTACCATGTGGATTTTCATATTATCTGATGCGTTCACATTTGGAGGGCTACTTGCTGGTTATGGTTCTTTAAGGGCGAGTTTACCAAGTTGGCCAAGTAGAATTGAAGTTTTTTCATCTTTTCCATTTACAAGTGCGAAACTTCCACTTGTTTTCGTTAGCATAATGACTTTTATCTTGATATGTAGTAGCTTAACTATGGCTCTTGCTGTGGACGCAGGGAAAAGGATGGAAAGGAAAAGCGTGCTTAAATATCTTTTGCTTACGATAGGAGGTGGGTTTTTGTTCTTACTTTGTCAGGCTTATGAGTGGGGACATTTAATTCACGAGGGCGCACGGCTTACAAGCAATCCATGGGGAGTTCCTTTATTTTCAGCTTCCTTCTTTGTTATAACTGGATTTCACGGTTCGCATGTTTTAAGTGGAGTTATCGTATTAATAGTTATGGCAATAAGAGTGGCGAAAGGAATTTATGACAAGCGTGGTTCTTATGAAGGGGTTGAGGTTGCAGGGCTTTATTGGCATTTCGTTGATCTCGTTTGGGTTTTCATTTTTGCGTTTTTCTATCTTCTTTAA
- a CDS encoding transcriptional regulator, BadM/Rrf2 family codes for MIDISKSLGYAIHAIIYIATRKEKKPVRASEVARECGLSVSYMMKILQGLRRAGIVDSTIGIKGGYILSRPLDQITLYDLVVAIEPSREEICYLSTAIGCRFKKNCLVRSLFADVNERIKLYLKSVNLQEVVDSVDDKICLFFPHKV; via the coding sequence ATGATAGATATATCAAAATCCCTAGGCTACGCAATACATGCGATAATTTATATAGCCACAAGAAAGGAGAAAAAACCTGTTCGTGCGTCCGAAGTGGCGCGTGAATGTGGATTATCCGTTAGCTATATGATGAAAATACTTCAAGGATTGCGTCGTGCGGGGATAGTTGATAGTACAATTGGTATAAAAGGAGGATATATTCTCTCGCGACCGCTTGATCAGATAACGCTTTATGATCTTGTTGTTGCAATTGAGCCGTCAAGAGAAGAAATTTGTTATCTTTCTACCGCGATCGGGTGTCGTTTTAAGAAAAATTGTTTGGTACGGAGTTTATTCGCTGATGTTAATGAAAGGATAAAACTTTACTTGAAATCTGTGAATCTGCAAGAGGTAGTTGATTCAGTGGATGATAAAATTTGTCTCTTTTTTCCGCACAAGGTATAA
- a CDS encoding protein SCO1/2: MPGRKVVLAILSLALGVFIALKIQIWKVSSAASLPVYGEIPEFSLIEHHGQEINLEKLKGNVWVADFFFTSCAGICPRMTEQLTRVQEAFKNNDKVKIVSFTVDPETDSVWVLSMYAKGWGAIDGKWFFVTGDKKKIYELARKGFKLPVEEGDGGPGDFIHSDRFVLIDTKGRIRGYYGGTDPEDVDNLIRDVKLILRER; the protein is encoded by the coding sequence ATGCCCGGCAGAAAAGTTGTCCTTGCGATTTTAAGTCTGGCGCTTGGGGTTTTTATAGCCCTAAAGATTCAAATCTGGAAAGTTTCATCGGCTGCAAGTTTACCAGTTTACGGAGAAATTCCCGAGTTTAGCCTGATTGAACATCATGGTCAAGAAATTAACCTTGAGAAGTTGAAAGGGAATGTATGGGTTGCTGATTTTTTCTTTACGAGTTGTGCTGGGATCTGTCCAAGAATGACCGAACAATTGACAAGAGTTCAGGAGGCTTTCAAAAATAATGATAAAGTTAAAATAGTTTCCTTTACCGTTGACCCTGAAACTGATTCCGTTTGGGTTCTTTCAATGTATGCAAAAGGTTGGGGAGCGATTGACGGGAAATGGTTCTTCGTCACCGGTGATAAGAAAAAAATCTATGAACTTGCCAGAAAAGGTTTTAAACTACCTGTTGAAGAAGGAGATGGAGGTCCTGGGGATTTCATTCACTCTGATAGATTTGTTCTTATTGATACAAAGGGAAGAATCCGAGGATACTATGGTGGGACTGATCCCGAGGATGTTGATAACCTGATAAGAGATGTAAAACTAATTTTACGCGAAAGATGA
- a CDS encoding cytochrome c oxidase assembly protein subunit 15: MYSKNLHRFAILTAIFAVFLIGVGASVTSTGSGDAVPDWPLSYGTLFPRMAGGVLYEHGHRLVAGTVGILITVLMLWSLKSKQPKYVKVLSVVAFVSVVLQAMLGGLRVLVVSDPKVQDTVTGIFSTGHVEPVRMAIAITHATLAEIVLCMTFLISLFTSKAWSNFKVKEVTSSLKIAKLYTLTFVFAFIQVLLGALVRHTQAGSVIPDFPLSFGKIIPPFNALPYDPNAPFPISYAELQFKVAIHFAHRVWAFIVAGIGIYASVLTIKNKDKLLGNFAKFWLALIVFQILLGAFVVWTKLAVIVTVLHVATGATILGTTLILAVLGWKGVNSVAFEQSELILSKSGV, from the coding sequence ATGTATTCAAAAAATCTGCATCGTTTCGCAATATTAACGGCTATATTTGCTGTATTTCTAATTGGTGTTGGCGCTTCGGTTACAAGCACTGGTTCGGGTGATGCCGTTCCTGATTGGCCACTTTCTTATGGAACTCTTTTCCCAAGGATGGCTGGTGGGGTTCTGTACGAGCATGGACATCGCCTTGTTGCGGGAACAGTTGGAATTTTAATAACAGTCCTTATGCTTTGGTCTTTGAAAAGCAAACAACCAAAATATGTTAAAGTTCTTAGCGTCGTCGCTTTTGTGTCTGTTGTACTTCAAGCAATGCTTGGTGGTTTGAGGGTGCTTGTCGTTTCGGATCCAAAAGTTCAGGACACAGTTACAGGTATATTTTCAACTGGACATGTTGAACCCGTGAGAATGGCTATAGCTATAACCCATGCAACATTAGCTGAGATTGTTCTTTGCATGACCTTTTTAATATCTCTTTTCACTTCAAAGGCTTGGAGTAATTTTAAAGTTAAAGAAGTAACTTCAAGCTTAAAAATTGCAAAGTTATATACATTGACATTTGTTTTTGCGTTTATACAGGTTTTGCTTGGGGCTCTTGTAAGGCATACACAAGCGGGAAGCGTTATCCCTGATTTTCCTCTTTCTTTCGGTAAAATTATTCCGCCATTTAATGCTCTTCCTTATGATCCGAACGCTCCTTTCCCGATAAGTTATGCCGAGCTCCAATTTAAAGTGGCAATTCACTTCGCACATAGAGTTTGGGCATTCATTGTTGCCGGGATTGGGATTTATGCTTCAGTTTTAACAATAAAAAATAAAGATAAGTTGCTTGGAAATTTTGCGAAGTTTTGGCTTGCTTTGATTGTGTTTCAAATTTTGCTTGGGGCTTTCGTTGTATGGACGAAACTTGCAGTAATAGTCACTGTCCTTCATGTTGCAACTGGTGCTACAATTCTTGGGACAACGCTTATACTTGCTGTGCTTGGATGGAAGGGAGTAAATTCCGTCGCCTTTGAACAAAGTGAATTAATTTTGTCAAAATCAGGAGTTTAA
- a CDS encoding cytochrome b6-f complex iron-sulfur subunit: MSEILNQPRSREVVQKPEEKKKIIPKQDKPPENDTGLWKFNRRSFLTLAGWLGFLGFIFTSIVGAIRYMFPRVLYEPPTAFKAGYPDEYTVGEVSERFKDSQRVWIVREEDGFYALLAVCTHLGCTPRWLSGENKFKCPCHGSGFRKSGINFEGPAPRPLERVKITLAEDGQLLIDKGITYRYEKGEWGKPGSFLPYRG; the protein is encoded by the coding sequence ATGAGCGAAATTTTGAACCAACCCCGAAGTCGAGAGGTAGTGCAAAAACCTGAAGAGAAAAAAAAGATTATACCTAAGCAAGATAAACCACCTGAAAATGATACCGGTCTTTGGAAGTTCAATCGTCGTTCATTTTTGACATTAGCTGGGTGGCTTGGATTTTTGGGGTTTATATTTACATCAATAGTTGGGGCAATAAGATATATGTTTCCGCGCGTTCTTTACGAACCACCAACGGCATTTAAAGCTGGTTATCCAGATGAATATACAGTTGGTGAGGTAAGTGAAAGATTTAAGGATTCACAGCGTGTTTGGATAGTCAGGGAAGAAGACGGATTTTATGCTCTCCTGGCTGTTTGCACTCACCTTGGTTGTACGCCCAGATGGTTGAGTGGTGAGAATAAATTTAAATGTCCTTGCCATGGTAGTGGCTTTAGAAAATCTGGAATTAATTTTGAAGGACCTGCTCCAAGACCGCTTGAAAGAGTTAAGATAACGCTTGCTGAAGATGGACAACTTTTAATTGATAAAGGCATTACATATAGATACGAAAAAGGCGAATGGGGTAAGCCTGGTTCATTTTTGCCATATAGAGGTTAA
- a CDS encoding Cytochrome b(C-terminal)/b6/petD encodes MHNLLKILGNPDNFPIIILLFTVYGFFIYSMRKAKKNDERGIPYEADETDKVQVWPYLVRIEFIAAIAVMAFVLVWSIAFDAPLEEPANPTLTPNPSKAPWYFLGLQEMLVYFDPWIAGVLLPGLIIIGLMAIPYIDINPKGNGYYTFKERKWAITIFAFGFLVLWVLLIFVGTFFRGPGWNFFWPWEEWDPHKVVAITNVDLTELFGIPTYNPDGTLNPVASILGGVIVVGYYAILMPLGWLWLKKKMPDFAEKFGLTRYIITSYLLLTMIALPIKMILRWTLNVKYVWVTPWFNV; translated from the coding sequence ATGCATAATCTCTTGAAAATTCTTGGCAACCCAGATAATTTCCCGATAATAATTCTTCTTTTCACTGTATATGGTTTCTTCATTTACTCAATGAGGAAGGCGAAAAAAAATGATGAGCGGGGAATTCCATACGAAGCAGATGAAACAGATAAAGTTCAAGTTTGGCCTTATCTTGTTCGTATTGAGTTCATCGCAGCGATTGCTGTAATGGCTTTTGTGCTTGTTTGGTCCATTGCTTTTGATGCCCCGCTTGAGGAACCAGCAAATCCAACGCTTACCCCAAATCCATCAAAAGCACCATGGTACTTTCTCGGGCTTCAAGAAATGCTTGTTTATTTTGATCCTTGGATTGCGGGAGTTCTATTGCCGGGGCTTATTATAATTGGTTTGATGGCAATACCGTATATTGACATAAATCCTAAAGGCAACGGTTATTACACATTTAAAGAGAGAAAATGGGCGATCACGATTTTTGCATTTGGTTTCTTGGTTCTTTGGGTTCTTTTAATTTTTGTTGGGACATTTTTCAGGGGTCCTGGTTGGAACTTCTTTTGGCCTTGGGAAGAGTGGGATCCGCATAAAGTTGTTGCAATTACAAATGTTGATTTGACTGAACTTTTTGGAATACCAACTTATAACCCCGATGGAACTTTAAATCCAGTTGCATCTATTTTAGGTGGAGTAATTGTTGTGGGTTATTACGCTATTTTGATGCCACTTGGCTGGCTTTGGCTGAAAAAGAAAATGCCTGATTTTGCTGAAAAATTTGGATTGACAAGATACATAATTACATCTTACTTGCTTTTAACGATGATTGCCTTGCCGATAAAGATGATCTTGAGATGGACTTTAAATGTTAAATATGTGTGGGTGACGCCATGGTTTAATGTTTAA
- a CDS encoding cytochrome c oxidase subunit 3, translating into MVAEKKKEAGISNIDSGRIFNNGGGGGAGGHSYSYALPVNPAKFGLWLFISAIIMFFSALTSAYIVRHSAGNWLKFNLPPIFVVNTLILIFSSVTIQMSYFRLKRNKLSEFKLLFLFSTLLGVSFLIGQLIGWEQLKNMGIYVGTNPSSSFFYLLTWAHAIHLIGGVVALVYVLIKALFGHYNSKNRLGVELCITYWHFLDILWIYLFIFINVTI; encoded by the coding sequence ATGGTAGCTGAAAAGAAAAAAGAAGCAGGAATTTCAAATATAGATTCTGGAAGAATTTTTAACAACGGAGGTGGCGGTGGTGCCGGCGGGCATTCTTACTCATACGCTTTGCCAGTTAACCCTGCAAAGTTCGGTCTGTGGTTATTTATATCTGCGATAATTATGTTCTTTTCCGCATTAACAAGCGCTTATATAGTAAGACATTCTGCGGGGAATTGGTTGAAATTTAATTTGCCCCCAATTTTTGTGGTTAATACTTTAATTTTGATCTTTAGTAGCGTGACAATTCAAATGAGCTATTTTCGTTTGAAGAGAAATAAACTTTCTGAATTTAAACTTTTGTTTTTGTTTTCAACTTTGCTTGGCGTTTCGTTTTTGATTGGACAATTGATTGGTTGGGAACAACTGAAAAATATGGGGATTTATGTGGGCACGAATCCATCAAGTTCATTTTTCTATCTTTTGACATGGGCTCATGCGATTCATCTTATAGGTGGGGTTGTTGCGCTTGTTTATGTTTTGATAAAAGCGCTGTTTGGGCATTATAACTCAAAAAATAGACTTGGTGTTGAACTTTGCATAACATATTGGCATTTTCTTGATATACTCTGGATTTATCTTTTTATTTTCATAAATGTCACAATTTGA
- a CDS encoding ATP synthase F1 subcomplex beta subunit: MHEGRIVQIIGPVLDIEFEDGYLPAIFNAIKIPRVNIEGKEEILWAEVQQHLGENRVRAVALDSTDGLVRGMKAYDTGEPIKVPVGPKVLGRLLNVVGEPIDGLGPVEAEKYYPIHREPPEFTELSTKREILETGIKVIDLLEPYPKGGKVGLFGGAGVGKTVLIMEMIHNIAVYHKGYSVFGGVGERTREGNELWLEMKQSGVLKNAVLVFGQMNEPPGARLRVGLSALSIAEYFRDEEGKDVLLFIDNIFRFTQAGSEVSALLGRMPSAVGYQPTLATEMGELQERIVSTKRGSITSVQAIYVPADDLTDPAPATTFGHLDATTVLSRQIAELGIYPAVDPLDSTSRLLDPKVVGDEHYYVAKKVKEILQTYKDLQDIINILGIDELSEEDKLIVARARKIQRFLSQPFFVAEAFTGTEGRYVKLQDTIAGFKAIIEGECDELPEMAFYMVGTIDEAFDKAKKMKLD, translated from the coding sequence ATGCACGAGGGAAGAATCGTTCAAATTATCGGACCTGTTCTTGATATTGAGTTTGAAGATGGTTATTTGCCAGCTATTTTTAATGCGATTAAAATACCTCGGGTAAACATTGAAGGTAAAGAGGAAATACTTTGGGCTGAGGTTCAGCAACATCTTGGTGAAAATAGGGTTCGCGCGGTTGCACTTGATTCAACGGATGGGCTTGTCCGTGGGATGAAAGCTTATGATACGGGTGAGCCAATAAAAGTTCCAGTTGGACCAAAGGTCCTTGGGCGACTTTTAAATGTTGTAGGTGAACCAATTGATGGTCTTGGTCCTGTTGAAGCTGAAAAATATTATCCAATACATCGTGAACCCCCTGAATTTACAGAATTAAGCACAAAGAGGGAGATACTTGAGACTGGTATTAAGGTTATTGATTTGCTTGAGCCATATCCCAAAGGTGGGAAAGTTGGACTTTTTGGTGGAGCTGGGGTTGGAAAAACAGTTTTGATTATGGAAATGATTCATAACATCGCTGTTTACCATAAAGGTTATTCGGTTTTTGGGGGCGTTGGTGAAAGAACAAGAGAAGGGAACGAACTTTGGCTTGAGATGAAACAGTCTGGAGTTCTGAAGAATGCTGTTCTTGTGTTTGGTCAAATGAATGAACCGCCAGGGGCAAGGTTGAGAGTTGGGCTAAGCGCTCTTTCAATTGCTGAATATTTTAGAGACGAAGAAGGTAAAGATGTTCTTCTTTTCATAGATAACATTTTCAGATTCACGCAAGCGGGTTCTGAAGTTTCGGCATTACTTGGAAGAATGCCCTCAGCTGTTGGTTATCAACCAACGCTTGCAACTGAGATGGGAGAATTGCAAGAAAGAATTGTCTCTACGAAGCGTGGTTCAATCACATCTGTTCAAGCAATTTATGTCCCAGCTGATGACTTGACAGATCCAGCGCCTGCGACAACATTTGGTCACCTTGATGCAACAACGGTTCTTTCAAGACAGATAGCTGAACTTGGAATTTATCCTGCTGTTGATCCCCTTGATTCAACCTCACGATTGCTTGATCCAAAAGTTGTCGGTGATGAGCATTATTATGTTGCGAAAAAGGTAAAAGAAATTTTGCAAACATATAAAGATTTGCAGGATATAATCAACATCCTTGGAATTGATGAACTTTCAGAGGAAGACAAGTTAATAGTTGCGAGGGCAAGAAAAATTCAACGCTTCCTTTCACAGCCTTTCTTTGTTGCTGAAGCATTTACAGGAACGGAAGGAAGATATGTAAAACTTCAGGATACAATAGCTGGGTTTAAAGCAATAATTGAAGGTGAATGCGATGAATTGCCAGAAATGGCATTTTATATGGTTGGAACAATTGATGAAGCGTTTGATAAAGCAAAGAAAATGAAATTAGATTGA
- a CDS encoding 4Fe-4S ferredoxin, which yields MAQVHIEKQTRKKKVKLIAFVNPTGCTGCEVCIEFCPVDCIYKVKGPEHVDVFDGVKSTTLDILRENLANGINPFSNVNGIVIVDEEICIGCKLCAKYCPWETIEMVQKDSE from the coding sequence ATGGCACAGGTTCATATAGAAAAGCAAACTCGGAAGAAAAAGGTTAAGCTTATTGCTTTCGTTAATCCAACAGGTTGCACTGGATGCGAGGTGTGTATTGAGTTTTGTCCTGTAGATTGCATTTACAAAGTTAAAGGACCTGAGCATGTTGATGTGTTTGATGGGGTTAAATCAACGACGCTTGACATTTTAAGAGAAAATCTCGCCAATGGAATAAATCCATTTTCAAATGTAAATGGTATTGTAATAGTTGATGAAGAAATTTGCATAGGTTGTAAGCTGTGTGCCAAATATTGCCCTTGGGAAACAATAGAGATGGTTCAAAAAGATAGTGAATAA
- a CDS encoding protoheme IX farnesyltransferase, with protein MFRSFSIFLNDFLLLIKHRLTSLVVFTTAMGYLIANRGDIELFNFIMTILGVFLVVGSANAMNQVFEVKVDGMMKRTASRPLPSRRMQKKTAILISILMLASGQYILYKFVNGISGLLALIAFVIYVFAYTPLKRITPLCTFVGAIPGAIPPVIGWTAVRGQIELGAIILFGIQFIWQFPHFWSIALLCKSDYERAGFKVLPSSDNRITAVNLVIYTFMLLPMGLMPTIAGFAGKYALVVSIFGGGLFFLQTLSLFKDNSMRSAKKIMFMAEIYLPLILIFLLIDKI; from the coding sequence ATGTTTAGAAGTTTTTCAATTTTTTTGAATGATTTTCTCCTTTTGATAAAGCATCGTTTAACATCGCTTGTCGTTTTTACGACCGCTATGGGATATTTGATAGCGAATAGAGGTGATATTGAGCTGTTTAATTTTATCATGACAATTTTGGGTGTTTTCCTTGTCGTTGGCTCTGCAAATGCGATGAATCAAGTTTTTGAGGTGAAAGTAGATGGAATGATGAAAAGGACAGCAAGTAGACCGCTCCCAAGCCGAAGGATGCAAAAGAAAACAGCGATTTTAATTTCAATTTTGATGTTGGCTTCAGGTCAATATATCCTTTATAAATTTGTCAATGGTATAAGTGGCTTGCTTGCTTTGATTGCATTTGTAATTTATGTTTTTGCATATACTCCATTAAAAAGGATAACTCCGCTTTGTACATTTGTCGGAGCAATTCCAGGGGCAATTCCACCTGTGATTGGATGGACTGCGGTTAGAGGACAAATTGAGCTTGGGGCGATTATTTTATTTGGAATTCAATTTATATGGCAATTCCCCCATTTCTGGTCAATAGCTTTGTTATGTAAATCTGATTATGAAAGAGCTGGCTTTAAGGTTTTGCCATCTTCAGATAATAGGATAACAGCGGTTAATCTTGTGATTTACACATTTATGCTTTTGCCGATGGGTTTGATGCCGACAATAGCTGGATTTGCAGGGAAATATGCTCTTGTTGTTTCTATTTTTGGCGGTGGTTTGTTCTTCCTTCAAACGCTTTCACTTTTTAAGGATAATTCAATGCGGTCAGCAAAGAAAATTATGTTTATGGCTGAAATTTATCTCCCTTTGATTCTCATATTTCTTTTAATTGATAAAATTTAA
- a CDS encoding F-type H+-transporting ATPase subunit epsilon: MDKLIQVEILTPENIVYRGKVKSITLPGIMGSFQVLYNHAPLISLLEIGKIKIIDGNGNMLYFVVSDGFAEVRNNVVTVLVDSAEQFEKAQIDKVVKERKRKMMISGFVASDVKDRTYF, translated from the coding sequence ATGGATAAACTAATTCAAGTTGAAATCTTAACCCCTGAAAATATAGTCTATCGTGGCAAGGTTAAAAGCATAACTCTTCCGGGAATTATGGGGAGTTTTCAAGTTCTTTATAATCACGCACCTTTAATAAGTTTGCTTGAGATTGGGAAAATTAAGATCATTGATGGGAACGGTAACATGCTTTATTTTGTTGTATCAGATGGATTTGCAGAAGTTAGAAATAATGTTGTAACAGTCCTCGTTGATTCAGCTGAACAGTTTGAAAAAGCACAAATAGATAAAGTTGTTAAGGAAAGAAAGAGAAAGATGATGATTTCTGGATTTGTTGCTTCTGATGTGAAAGATAGAACTTATTTTTAA